One genomic region from Lates calcarifer isolate ASB-BC8 linkage group LG10, TLL_Latcal_v3, whole genome shotgun sequence encodes:
- the LOC108883086 gene encoding endonuclease domain-containing 1 protein-like: MHCGDAVCFAMIVYGAYQALACLLFVLMAGAEVQENLSPECKQFLYMGTLPRGLEEQPFKKICQFYDGKPRFVTLYDTVSHIPVYSAYTFKRSDGMKRVYVPWMYEPQLSTVSGSREMQQYPAEDVHRGFEDAQAVLDDYSDTVIFERGQLNPDEHQADPDDKAATYTLTNVVPQVREFNIGPWKNHENTIRKRLNNYCRGTAYVVTGVTTSGHTIRRGNINRLGIPTYFWSAYCCVDFDHNAPFSERSKLPVFAAYGLNNKENNKVQEMSVQQLEDFLKRVTYVGSSFQIFYDNCVPPNSDNSALHQP; the protein is encoded by the exons ATGCACTGTGGGGACGCTGTATGTTTCGCCATGATTGTCTACGGAGCATATCAAGCCCTCGCctgtctgctttttgttctgATGGCAGGAGCAGAGGTGCAGGAAAATCTGTCTCCTGAATGTAAACAATTCCTGTACATGGGCACGCTGCCTCGAGGGCTTGAGGAGCAGCCATTTAAAAAGATCTGCCAGTTCTATGATGGAAAACCAAGATTTGTGACTCTGTATGACACCGTCAGCCACATTCCTGTTTATTCTGCCTACACCTTCAAGCGCTCAGATGGCATGAAGAGGGTTTATGTGCCTTGGATGTATGAGCCACAG CTGTCCACAGTGTCTGGCTCCAGAGAGATGCAGCAGTACCCTGCAGAAGATGTTCATAGGGGTTTTGAAGATGCACAGGCTGTCCTTGATGACTACTCTGACACTGTTATCTTCGAGCGCGGACAGCTGAATCCAGACGAGCACCAGGCCGACCCTGACGACAAAGCAGCCACCTACACCCTGACAAATGTGGTCCCACAGGTCCGAGAGTTCAACATCGGCCCCTGGAAAAACCATGAGAACACCATCCGCAAGCGGCTCAACAACTACTGCCGAGGCACAGCCTATGTGGTCACCGGGGTCACCACCTCGGGTCACACAATCCGCCGCGGGAACATTAACCGCCTGGGCATCCCCACCTACTTCTGGTCGGCTTACTGCTGCGTTGATTTTGACCACAATGCGCCATTCTCCGAGCGCTCAAAGCTCCCTGTGTTTGCAGCTTATGGGCTCAACAACAAGGAGAATAATAAGGTTCAGGAAATGTCggtgcagcagctggaggactTCCTGAAGAGGGTAACTTATGTTGGCAGCTCTTTCCAGATCTTCTATGACAACTGTGTGCCTCCTAATAGTGATAACAGTGCTCTGCACCAGCCTTAA
- the aplnr2 gene encoding apelin receptor 2, with the protein MDRQMSDADFLVSPSPPPPLFHCDYTDWSPSFSIIPSVYLLAFLVGCLGNGLVLWVYLDRAEGRRTRTGERNQTGVGKICAGIFRTSQRNSNKPGGVQKESFPQRNKEKCRSSSGQNYRPSSHSSTSSSCPPSIPRPSRSLTDSLIASLALADLCFLVTLPLWAVYTAMGYHWPFGQPLCQISSFLTALNMYASVFSLSMLSVERYWVLTGRRHSGHHAPQGCPSRALWILGGVWVLAGVLALPGLLLRSVREMELDSESEDDWQLEPAESGSVFLSCQMDYSVLIGAELEEAEKERAEMWWAAALSLKSTLIGFLLPLVILLVCYCSLAQLLNRHFGRGPRPDRKRQHRLLRVIVTLVMAFFLCWLPLHVNKTLSMLLEFGFVPYSCSLDQILLAAHPYVTCLAYLNSCLNPLLYAACDPSFRKRCRGVLLTSCRTSRRGAEGVEGKKDEGEEEKDERSSAFPTRMQEETADRTEEEMMGEVGDVA; encoded by the coding sequence atggacagacagatgtcAGATGCCGACTTCcttgtctccccctctcctccccctcccctctttcaCTGCGACTACACCGACTGGtctccctccttctccatcATCCCGTCCGTCTACCTGCTGGCCTTCCTGGTCGGTTGCCTCGGCAATGGCCTGGTTCTCTGGGTCTACCTGGACCGAGCTGAGGGGAGGAGAACGAGGACTGGAGAGAGAAACCAAACTGGGGTTGGAAAGATTTGTGCCGGCATTTTCAGAACCAGTCAGCGGAACAGTAATAAACCTGGTGGAGTTCAGAAAGAGTCCTTTccacagaggaacaaagaaaagTGTAGATCTTCCTCAGGACAAAACTACAGACCATCCTCtcactcctccacctcctcctcctgccctccCTCCATTCCTCGTCCCTCCCGCTCACTGACAGACTCTCTAATAGCCAGCTTAGCGTTAGCTGACCTCTGCTTCCTTGTGACTCTCCCTCTGTGGGCAGTCTACACTGCCATGGGCTACCACTGGCCTTTTGGACAACCACTCTGCCAAATCAGCAGCTTCCTCACTGCTCTCAACATGTATGCCAGCGTGTTCAGCCTGAGCATGCTCAGTGTGGAGCGGTACTGGGTCCTGACTGGACGCCGGCACTCTGGCCACCATGCCCCGCAGGGCTGCCCCAGCAGGGCTTTGTGGATACTTGGGGGAGTGTGGGTGCTGGCAGGGGTGCTGGCACTTCCTGGTTTGTTGCTGCGGTCTGTCCGGGAGATGGAGCTAGACTCTGAATCTGAGGATGATTGGCAACTAGAGCCTGCAGAGTCTGGGTCAGTGTTCCTCTCCTGCCAGATGGATTACTCTGTGCTGATaggagcagagctggaggaggcagaaaaagagagggcAGAGATGTGGTGGGCGGCCGCCTTGAGTCTTAAATCAACTCTAATTGGCTTCCTGCTCCCTCTTGTCATCTTACTGGTCTGCTACTGTTCGCTGGCCCAGCTCCTCAACAGACATTTTGGACGGGGCCCTCGTCCTGACCGCAAGCGCCAGCACAGACTCCTCAGGGTCATTGTCACTTTAGTGATGGCATTTTTCCTGTGCTGGCTGCCTTTGCATGTTAACAAGACTCTGTCCATGCTGCTAGAGTTTGGCTTTGTCCCATACTCCTGCTCTTTAGATCAGATTTTACTGGCTGCTCACCCCTACGTCACCTGTTTAGCTTACCTCAACTCCTGCCTCAACCCTCTCCTCTATGCTGCCTGTGATCCGTCATTTAGGAAGAGGTGCAGAGGCGTTCTCCTCACGTCGTGCAGGACGAgcagaagaggagcagagggagtggagggaaagaaggatgaaggagaggaagagaaagatgaaaggaGCTCAGCTTTTCCCACAAGaatgcaggaggaaacagcagacagaacagaggaggagatgatgggGGAGGTGGGTGATGTGGCATGA